In one window of Thermodesulfobacteriota bacterium DNA:
- a CDS encoding peptide-binding protein, translated as MKTPAKIWEISGRMLLVWGVLALISCPACSRPEDSGKSLERPAAAGPPCYGDTLITGSIGEPSNLIPILASDSSSHEVAGLIYNGLVKYDKDLKLVGDLAESFKVSKSGLVITFHLRKGVRWHDGQPFTAADVLFTYKTMVDPHTPTAYAEDFLQVERAEATDPYTFRVTYKKPFAPALASWGISILPGHLLEGRDIMKSPLARHPVGTGPFIFKEWKAGEKVVLTYNPDYFEGRPYIDRYIYRIIPDSATMFMELKAGGIDNMGLSPLQYARQTEYRKFKENFNKYRYPAFAYTYLGFNLEDEKFRDRRVRQAISYAINRGELIEGVLLGLGQEATGPYKPGTWACNPNVKQYPYNPVKARELLQEAGWRDTNGDGILDKGGIPFRFTIITNQGNDTRARTAEIIQRRLKEVGIDVKIRIIEWAAFIKEFIEKKAFEATILGWTISQDPDIYDVWHSSKTRPGELNFISYRNTEVDALLEKGRRTFDQEERRKIYWRIQEILAEEAPYVFLYVPDALPVVQARVKGIEPAAAGITYNLIKWYVPKTEQRYKMNDSNR; from the coding sequence ATGAAAACGCCGGCAAAGATATGGGAAATCAGCGGCCGCATGCTCCTGGTCTGGGGGGTTCTTGCCCTCATATCTTGTCCGGCCTGTTCCCGGCCGGAAGACAGCGGTAAATCCCTGGAACGTCCGGCAGCAGCCGGACCGCCCTGCTATGGCGACACCCTGATCACCGGGTCTATCGGCGAGCCTTCAAACTTAATTCCGATCCTTGCTTCCGATAGTTCTTCTCATGAGGTGGCCGGCCTCATATACAACGGCCTCGTGAAATATGACAAAGACCTGAAGCTGGTGGGTGATCTGGCCGAATCGTTTAAGGTCTCAAAATCCGGGTTGGTCATTACCTTTCATCTGCGAAAGGGGGTAAGGTGGCATGACGGTCAACCTTTTACCGCCGCAGACGTCTTATTTACCTATAAGACTATGGTCGATCCACATACTCCAACCGCCTATGCCGAAGACTTCCTGCAGGTGGAAAGGGCGGAGGCGACGGACCCTTATACCTTCCGGGTTACCTATAAAAAGCCCTTTGCCCCGGCCCTGGCCAGTTGGGGTATTTCTATTCTGCCCGGACATCTTCTGGAGGGAAGGGATATCATGAAGAGCCCTCTGGCGCGCCATCCCGTCGGCACAGGCCCCTTTATCTTCAAGGAATGGAAGGCCGGGGAAAAGGTGGTCCTCACCTATAACCCTGATTACTTTGAGGGCCGTCCCTATATCGATCGGTATATCTACCGGATTATCCCCGATTCCGCCACCATGTTTATGGAGCTTAAGGCCGGAGGTATAGATAACATGGGCCTTAGCCCACTTCAATATGCCCGGCAGACCGAGTATCGAAAGTTTAAAGAGAACTTTAACAAGTACCGCTATCCGGCCTTTGCCTATACCTATCTGGGTTTTAATCTCGAAGATGAAAAGTTCAGGGACAGGCGGGTGAGGCAGGCCATTTCCTATGCCATCAATCGCGGAGAGCTTATCGAAGGGGTCCTCCTCGGTCTGGGGCAGGAGGCCACAGGTCCGTATAAACCCGGCACCTGGGCCTGTAATCCCAATGTAAAGCAATATCCCTATAACCCCGTCAAGGCGCGGGAACTTCTACAAGAAGCGGGGTGGCGGGATACGAATGGTGACGGCATATTGGACAAGGGTGGGATACCATTTCGTTTCACCATCATTACCAATCAGGGGAATGATACCCGTGCCCGGACGGCAGAGATCATCCAGCGCCGGCTGAAAGAGGTCGGCATTGATGTTAAGATCCGGATTATTGAATGGGCGGCCTTTATCAAGGAATTTATTGAGAAAAAGGCATTTGAGGCCACCATTCTGGGATGGACAATAAGCCAGGACCCCGATATATACGACGTCTGGCACTCTTCCAAGACAAGACCCGGCGAGTTAAACTTCATCTCTTATAGAAATACAGAGGTAGATGCCTTGCTGGAAAAGGGCAGGCGCACTTTTGACCAAGAGGAACGCAGAAAGATTTACTGGCGTATTCAGGAGATACTGGCCGAGGAAGCGCCTTATGTGTTTCTCTATGTCCCGGACGCCCTTCCCGTGGTTCAGGCCCGGGTTAAGGGCATTGAACCCGCTGCCGCGGGTATAACCTATAACCTGATTAAGTGGTATGTGCCAAAGACGGAGCAGAGATATAAAATGAATGATAGTAACCGTTGA
- a CDS encoding ABC transporter permease — MATYILKRLFLMIPIFLGITVISFAVLHLAPGAPTEMQTMMQPKVSLEARARLNAIYGLDKPLPIQYFDWLKRLVRFDFGRSFSSDNRPVQEKIMERLPVTLFINILSLVLILVVAIPIGILSAVHRYSLFDKATTLFVFIGFAAPTFWLALLLMLVFGVHLDWLPISGIKSLNYEYLGFWGKTVDLGRHLILPVLLSAFGGLAGLSRYMRSNMLEVIRQDYILTARAKGLPERVVIYKHALRNALLPVVTVLGLSIPGLIGGSVIFESIFAIPGMGQLFYGAVMARDYPVVMGELVIGAVLTLIGNLVADISYALVDPRIRVR, encoded by the coding sequence ATGGCTACTTATATCCTGAAAAGATTATTTCTAATGATCCCAATCTTTCTGGGGATAACCGTGATCTCCTTTGCCGTCCTGCATCTTGCCCCTGGTGCGCCCACGGAGATGCAGACCATGATGCAGCCCAAGGTCTCTCTGGAGGCCCGGGCCCGCCTCAACGCCATCTACGGCCTGGATAAGCCCCTCCCTATACAGTATTTTGACTGGCTGAAGAGGCTGGTGCGATTTGACTTTGGCCGGTCTTTTTCGTCTGACAACCGGCCGGTACAGGAGAAGATCATGGAGAGGTTGCCGGTTACCCTCTTTATTAACATCCTCTCTCTGGTTCTTATCTTAGTTGTGGCCATACCCATCGGGATACTCTCGGCGGTTCACCGGTATTCTCTTTTTGACAAGGCCACCACGCTTTTTGTCTTTATAGGGTTTGCCGCTCCGACCTTCTGGCTGGCGCTGCTTTTGATGCTCGTTTTTGGCGTACATCTGGACTGGCTGCCTATATCCGGTATCAAGTCCCTGAACTATGAATACCTTGGTTTCTGGGGTAAAACGGTTGACTTGGGCAGGCATCTCATTCTCCCGGTCCTGCTTTCGGCGTTCGGCGGGTTAGCCGGCCTTTCGCGCTATATGCGGTCCAACATGCTGGAGGTAATACGGCAGGATTATATCCTTACGGCCAGGGCTAAAGGCCTGCCTGAACGGGTGGTTATCTATAAACACGCCCTGCGCAATGCCTTGCTTCCGGTGGTGACTGTTCTGGGCTTGTCTATCCCCGGCCTCATCGGCGGCAGCGTCATCTTTGAATCGATATTTGCCATTCCAGGCATGGGACAGCTATTTTACGGGGCGGTCATGGCCAGAGACTATCCGGTAGTCATGGGTGAGCTGGTCATCGGAGCGGTTCTGACTCTTATTGGCAACCTGGTAGCGGATATCTCTTATGCCCTGGTTGATCCACGGATACGGGTGCGATAA
- a CDS encoding tetratricopeptide repeat protein, which yields MIRKGCVLLIWFFLMGVADVTAADKVSGNKTASPPAVPGTRIIMKQEDAPRWKSKWDLARKFTRQKKYDVALVLYREVLEIKPNLDDARFEMAQILRYMGKDTEAIEALEIFLESKPDRTDAMLPLAELLAAHENEKRAVKLYEQILLKESANFSALKGLGEAYLKLKSYSEASNYLLKALSLNPRDVDLIYKMAICLDNLGKYGEAVAYYQRLIGLKGNDPVFIHRYVDSLISAGRETEAIDVLAGFLKTYPDNLAGHDKIAQLYLKKEKKKEALPHLKEALAKNRNDSKLLFKIGQIESELGLYKDAAVSLQALLKIEPKHREGMVVLAQALSAGGQYPAAIEQYKTYLSLAPKDEEALKELAGIYLKTKEYTEASAIYEKLSQEYPQKTGLKIDLADIWLKMGEQEKALKPLEDVLSLEPKNKEALVKRATILQTLGRIGEATRAWQTAIEVYPELTSAKLALSHLLIEQARTVAAQKLFRSVLADDGKNLEALKGLAKTNERRGELDLALDAYKKILSAYPDDKDAKFGLARTYEGLKDYEEAGKCYARLLAENPDSQEVLLGLARLARLSGNYYKSRTMYSDILKRCPDLEAACGGLAELYIDEGRADYVRAEYRKMILKDPGSAAGVRGLALLHLRDNEYKAAEELLRSYLASHSGSDGDHLLLARILMGRKKWDEAAGIYQSMFSRGDTAGEARTGLAENYYRSERFPQAVAVYNAALQERPYSALALTGLRKSLVETGDGIYFETIGLEIEGLCRRRPDIFWNDDFFKSELLDWPEKVALYQGIKENNPEHFLAGWFLAQALEHVDVDRALKEYEDWVEKYSDNEGGVLKLARLYARKFAFSKALARYDKLLAIDPNNALYQGEKIQLFFDWGRGDEALVLLKTLLIPHVDDVIEEKLKQLAENEEDQEIKDKLVRFLSKRPKGSVYWLYEKISREIEKKRFPQKLLLGMERVRLDLYGDYLIQKKAHDKGRIFSIIPRR from the coding sequence ATGATAAGAAAGGGTTGTGTCCTCCTAATCTGGTTTTTCCTGATGGGGGTTGCGGATGTAACGGCAGCCGACAAGGTGTCGGGTAATAAGACCGCTTCTCCGCCTGCGGTCCCCGGCACAAGAATAATTATGAAACAGGAAGATGCGCCGCGATGGAAAAGCAAATGGGATCTGGCGCGTAAATTTACCCGTCAGAAGAAATATGACGTAGCCCTGGTTCTGTACAGGGAAGTATTGGAGATCAAGCCTAACCTGGATGACGCCCGTTTTGAGATGGCCCAGATATTGAGATATATGGGGAAAGATACAGAGGCCATAGAGGCCCTGGAGATTTTTTTAGAGTCAAAGCCTGACCGCACCGATGCCATGCTTCCTCTGGCCGAACTTTTGGCTGCCCACGAGAATGAAAAAAGGGCCGTCAAACTTTACGAACAGATACTTTTAAAGGAATCCGCGAATTTTTCCGCCTTGAAGGGTCTGGGAGAGGCTTATCTTAAGCTAAAAAGCTATTCAGAGGCATCTAATTATCTACTTAAGGCATTGAGTTTAAACCCCCGAGACGTGGATCTGATTTATAAGATGGCTATCTGTCTGGATAACCTGGGAAAATACGGCGAAGCCGTAGCCTATTACCAAAGGCTGATCGGCCTTAAAGGCAACGACCCGGTTTTTATTCACCGTTATGTGGACTCTCTTATAAGCGCTGGTCGTGAGACAGAGGCCATAGATGTGCTTGCCGGATTTCTGAAAACTTATCCGGATAATCTGGCGGGCCATGATAAGATTGCCCAGCTTTATCTTAAGAAAGAGAAGAAGAAAGAGGCGCTGCCTCATCTGAAAGAGGCGCTGGCCAAAAATCGAAATGACAGTAAGCTCCTTTTTAAGATAGGGCAGATTGAAAGTGAACTCGGGCTTTACAAGGATGCCGCAGTCAGCCTCCAGGCCCTGTTAAAGATTGAACCGAAACACAGAGAGGGGATGGTTGTACTTGCTCAAGCCCTTTCTGCCGGCGGACAATACCCGGCAGCTATAGAACAGTATAAGACCTACCTGTCCCTTGCCCCAAAGGACGAAGAGGCCCTTAAAGAACTGGCCGGGATTTACCTGAAGACCAAAGAATATACAGAGGCCTCTGCCATATATGAGAAACTAAGCCAGGAGTACCCCCAAAAAACAGGCCTTAAAATTGATCTGGCTGATATATGGCTGAAAATGGGTGAACAGGAAAAGGCCCTTAAGCCCCTTGAGGATGTTTTATCCCTGGAGCCTAAGAATAAAGAGGCCCTGGTGAAGAGGGCCACAATACTACAGACATTGGGTAGGATAGGTGAGGCCACCCGGGCCTGGCAGACGGCGATTGAGGTTTATCCTGAACTGACATCGGCAAAGCTGGCCTTGTCCCATCTCCTTATTGAACAGGCCCGGACGGTTGCCGCCCAAAAATTATTTCGCTCTGTTCTGGCAGATGATGGTAAGAACCTAGAGGCACTGAAAGGACTGGCAAAAACAAATGAGAGGAGGGGTGAGCTGGATTTAGCCCTGGATGCATATAAAAAGATACTGTCTGCCTATCCCGATGATAAGGATGCAAAGTTCGGTCTGGCCCGCACTTACGAGGGCCTGAAGGATTATGAAGAGGCCGGTAAGTGTTATGCCCGTCTGTTGGCCGAAAATCCCGACTCCCAGGAGGTCCTGCTTGGCCTCGCTCGTCTGGCAAGGCTCTCCGGTAACTACTATAAGAGTCGGACGATGTATTCAGACATTTTAAAACGCTGTCCTGACCTTGAAGCCGCCTGCGGCGGACTGGCAGAGCTTTACATTGATGAAGGACGTGCGGATTATGTCCGGGCGGAATATCGGAAGATGATCTTAAAAGATCCGGGTTCGGCGGCGGGGGTTCGAGGCCTGGCCCTTCTCCATCTGAGAGATAATGAGTACAAAGCGGCTGAGGAACTTCTAAGGAGTTATCTTGCCTCTCACAGCGGCAGCGACGGGGATCATCTTCTACTGGCTCGAATACTCATGGGGCGCAAAAAATGGGACGAGGCCGCGGGTATTTATCAATCAATGTTTAGCAGGGGCGATACGGCCGGAGAGGCGCGGACCGGGCTGGCCGAAAATTACTATAGAAGCGAACGATTTCCGCAGGCCGTGGCCGTTTATAATGCGGCGTTACAGGAAAGGCCATACTCAGCGCTGGCATTAACCGGACTCAGAAAATCTCTGGTCGAAACCGGGGACGGCATATATTTTGAGACTATTGGCCTGGAGATCGAAGGGCTATGCCGGCGCCGTCCTGATATCTTTTGGAATGATGATTTCTTTAAAAGTGAACTCCTTGACTGGCCGGAGAAGGTGGCCCTGTACCAAGGGATCAAAGAGAACAATCCCGAACACTTCCTGGCCGGATGGTTCTTGGCCCAGGCCCTGGAGCATGTGGATGTGGATAGAGCACTGAAGGAATATGAAGACTGGGTGGAGAAATATTCGGATAATGAGGGGGGGGTGCTCAAGCTGGCCCGGCTTTACGCCCGGAAGTTTGCCTTTTCTAAGGCCCTGGCCCGGTATGATAAGCTCCTGGCCATCGATCCCAATAATGCCCTTTACCAGGGCGAAAAGATACAACTGTTTTTTGATTGGGGGCGTGGCGATGAGGCCTTGGTCCTTTTGAAAACGCTCCTTATCCCTCATGTCGATGACGTAATTGAAGAGAAGCTTAAACAACTAGCGGAGAACGAAGAGGACCAGGAGATAAAGGATAAGCTGGTTCGCTTTCTTTCCAAAAGACCTAAGGGCTCTGTCTATTGGTTGTATGAAAAAATTTCCCGCGAGATTGAAAAGAAAAGGTTCCCGCAAAAACTCCTCCTCGGCATGGAGCGAGTCCGCCTGGACCTGTATGGAGATTACCTGATTCAAAAAAAAGCGCACGATAAAGGGAGGATCTTCAGCATTATTCCCCGGAGGTAG
- a CDS encoding ABC transporter permease: MTRALVKEFWQRFRRHRLGLIGAGVVWLLFIVSLAAPVLSPYDPSYIDIKSIMEPPGYEHLLGTDQLGRDVLSRIIWGGRISLMVGFVAVGIAMVIGVFLGAMAGYYGGYVDTVIMRFVDIMLCFPTFFLILAVVALLEPSIWNIMVVIGATGWMGMARLIRAEILSIKERDYVLAARALGASHTRIIWRHIIPNAMAPVLVAATLGVAAAILTESALSFLGIGVQPPTPSWGNILTAGKDSIEVAWWLSFYPGMAILITVLGYNLLGEGIRDAIDPRLREGRG; this comes from the coding sequence ATGACAAGGGCCTTAGTTAAAGAATTCTGGCAGCGCTTCAGACGTCATCGCCTGGGGTTAATAGGGGCGGGGGTTGTATGGCTTCTTTTTATCGTTTCTCTGGCGGCCCCTGTACTTTCTCCCTACGATCCAAGCTATATTGATATCAAATCTATCATGGAACCACCCGGTTATGAACATCTCCTTGGCACTGATCAGTTGGGCCGCGATGTCCTCAGCCGGATTATATGGGGAGGGCGCATCTCCCTTATGGTAGGGTTTGTAGCCGTGGGTATCGCTATGGTTATCGGTGTCTTTTTAGGGGCTATGGCCGGTTACTACGGCGGTTATGTGGATACGGTTATTATGCGTTTTGTGGATATCATGCTCTGTTTCCCGACGTTTTTTTTGATCCTGGCGGTCGTGGCCTTGCTTGAGCCCAGTATCTGGAATATCATGGTGGTCATCGGGGCAACGGGGTGGATGGGAATGGCCCGTTTGATTAGGGCGGAGATACTGTCCATAAAGGAGAGGGACTATGTCCTGGCGGCCCGGGCCTTAGGAGCCAGCCATACCCGTATAATATGGAGGCATATTATACCGAATGCCATGGCTCCGGTACTGGTCGCTGCCACTCTGGGCGTAGCTGCGGCCATACTGACCGAATCTGCCCTGAGTTTTTTGGGTATTGGTGTCCAGCCGCCCACGCCGAGTTGGGGTAATATCCTTACCGCGGGCAAGGACAGTATTGAAGTAGCCTGGTGGCTTTCTTTTTATCCGGGTATGGCTATACTTATTACTGTGCTTGGCTATAACCTCCTTGGTGAAGGTATAAGAGATGCTATCGATCCACGACTGAGGGAAGGAAGAGGATGA